A window of Metabacillus sp. B2-18 contains these coding sequences:
- a CDS encoding class I SAM-dependent DNA methyltransferase: MIYKGFAYIYDHLMKDAPYDRWVGFIQDSISKYHKGASKLLDVACGTGEIAVSLAKNNLEVTGVDLSEDMLTVAQSKAEKNKVNLLFLQQDMRELDGFSELFDVVTICCDSLNYLETKEDVMATFHSVFEQLKEDGLFIFDVHSIHKIHHVFANNTFADQDEEVSFIWNSFLGDEENSIEHDMTFFVRHNQLYERYDEIHYQRTYSIEEYISWLKASSFQVLNICSDFEFERQPHSQAERIFFICQKTKVNS, from the coding sequence ATGATTTATAAAGGCTTTGCCTATATTTATGATCATCTAATGAAAGATGCTCCCTATGATAGGTGGGTTGGTTTTATTCAGGACTCTATATCAAAGTATCATAAGGGAGCAAGTAAACTTTTAGATGTAGCCTGTGGAACAGGTGAAATAGCGGTATCTTTAGCAAAGAATAATTTAGAGGTAACAGGTGTTGATCTTAGTGAAGATATGCTGACCGTAGCACAATCTAAAGCTGAGAAGAACAAAGTTAATTTACTATTCCTTCAGCAAGATATGCGCGAGCTAGATGGTTTTTCTGAACTTTTTGATGTTGTGACAATTTGTTGTGATTCCTTAAATTATTTAGAAACAAAAGAAGATGTCATGGCTACCTTTCACTCTGTTTTTGAACAACTTAAAGAGGATGGTTTATTTATTTTTGATGTCCATTCTATACATAAAATTCATCATGTATTTGCAAACAATACTTTTGCTGATCAAGATGAGGAAGTTAGCTTTATTTGGAATTCTTTTTTAGGGGATGAAGAAAACAGTATAGAACACGATATGACGTTTTTTGTTAGACATAATCAACTCTATGAAAGATATGATGAGATACACTACCAACGAACATATTCAATTGAGGAATATATTTCTTGGTTAAAAGCATCTTCTTTTCAAGTGTTAAATATTTGTAGTGATTTTGAGTTCGAAAGGCAGCCCCATTCTCAAGCAGAAAGAATTTTCTTTATTTGTCAAAAAACAAAGGTGAACTCATAA
- the rsfS gene encoding ribosome silencing factor translates to MTGRDILTTVAKAADSKRAEDIIALNMNGISLIADYFFICHGNSDKQVQAIAREIKEQAEEKGLNVKRLEGFDEARWVLIDLGDVVAHVFHKDERGYYNLERLWGDAPTEDLVSELEQ, encoded by the coding sequence ATGACAGGTAGAGATATTTTAACAACAGTAGCAAAAGCAGCAGACAGTAAGCGTGCAGAGGACATTATTGCACTTAACATGAATGGAATTTCCCTTATAGCCGATTATTTCTTTATTTGCCACGGAAACTCTGATAAACAGGTACAAGCTATCGCAAGAGAAATAAAAGAACAGGCTGAAGAGAAGGGTTTGAATGTAAAACGACTTGAAGGCTTCGATGAAGCTCGATGGGTCTTAATTGACTTAGGTGACGTCGTTGCCCATGTTTTTCATAAAGATGAAAGAGGCTATTATAATTTAGAGCGTTTATGGGGAGATGCTCCAACAGAGGATCTCGTAAGTGAGCTAGAACAATGA
- the yqeK gene encoding bis(5'-nucleosyl)-tetraphosphatase (symmetrical) YqeK, protein MEREKALKIVAEQLTEHRYVHTLGVMETAISLAELYGGDVKKAETAAIFHDYAKFRPKKEMKRIIEEQEMPQKLLEHNSELWHAPVGAYLVKKEVGIKDKEVLRAIKYHTSGRPDMTLLEKIIYVADYIEPGRQFPGVEEVRELAKTSLDQALIKSLQNTIVFLLKKNQAIYPDTIKTYNSLILKGGKSS, encoded by the coding sequence ATGGAACGTGAAAAAGCCTTAAAAATTGTTGCTGAGCAATTAACAGAGCACCGCTATGTTCATACACTGGGTGTCATGGAGACAGCTATTTCCTTGGCTGAATTGTATGGGGGAGATGTCAAAAAGGCAGAAACAGCAGCTATTTTTCACGATTATGCTAAGTTCAGACCAAAAAAAGAAATGAAAAGAATTATTGAAGAACAAGAAATGCCCCAAAAATTGTTAGAACATAATAGTGAGCTTTGGCATGCTCCTGTTGGTGCCTATCTTGTGAAAAAAGAAGTAGGGATTAAGGATAAAGAGGTTTTAAGAGCAATTAAATACCACACATCAGGCCGTCCTGATATGACATTGCTTGAAAAAATCATTTATGTGGCAGACTATATAGAGCCAGGCAGACAATTTCCCGGTGTGGAGGAAGTAAGAGAGCTAGCTAAGACAAGCTTAGATCAAGCATTAATCAAATCTTTACAAAATACGATTGTATTCTTACTTAAAAAAAATCAAGCCATTTACCCAGATACGATTAAAACATATAATTCTTTAATTTTAAAAGGAGGAAAATCAAGTTAA
- a CDS encoding nicotinate-nucleotide adenylyltransferase: protein MKKKIGILGGTFDPPHFGHLLIASEVLQALQLSEIWFIPNQIPPHKQTEHFTESQHRFNMLKLAIKDNQQFEVNTIELERDGPSYTYDTLRLLLEEFPEYDFYFIIGADMIEYLPKWHQIDEIIKLVTFVGVKRAGFKTSSIYPVTEVEIPQFEVSSTMIRKRLRIHGNTDYLLPENVKRYIEENHLYGT from the coding sequence ATGAAAAAGAAAATAGGAATACTAGGTGGAACATTTGATCCACCGCATTTTGGCCACCTATTAATTGCAAGTGAAGTATTACAAGCTTTGCAATTATCGGAAATATGGTTTATTCCTAACCAAATTCCTCCTCATAAACAAACTGAGCATTTTACTGAAAGTCAACATCGGTTTAATATGCTTAAACTTGCTATTAAAGATAATCAACAATTTGAAGTCAATACAATTGAATTAGAACGAGATGGTCCATCTTATACATATGATACATTAAGGTTACTACTTGAAGAATTTCCTGAATATGATTTTTATTTTATTATAGGTGCAGATATGATTGAGTATTTACCAAAATGGCACCAAATAGATGAGATTATTAAATTGGTTACTTTTGTTGGTGTGAAAAGAGCTGGATTTAAGACAAGCTCTATATATCCGGTAACTGAGGTGGAAATTCCTCAATTTGAGGTTTCTTCAACTATGATAAGAAAACGTTTAAGAATACACGGAAATACTGATTATCTTCTGCCGGAGAATGTGAAAAGATATATAGAGGAGAATCATTTATATGGAACGTGA
- the yhbY gene encoding ribosome assembly RNA-binding protein YhbY, producing the protein MLTGKQKRFLRSEAHHLNPIFQVGKGGVNDNMIKQLTDALEARELFKVSVLQNCEEDKNTVAEQIVEGTGAELVQIIGNTIVLYKESKENKQIRLPN; encoded by the coding sequence ATGCTAACAGGTAAGCAAAAAAGATTTTTACGTTCAGAAGCCCATCATTTAAACCCGATTTTTCAAGTGGGTAAAGGTGGCGTAAATGATAATATGATTAAACAATTAACAGATGCACTAGAAGCACGTGAGTTATTTAAAGTATCTGTTCTTCAAAACTGTGAAGAAGATAAAAACACAGTTGCTGAGCAGATTGTAGAAGGTACAGGAGCTGAACTTGTACAAATCATCGGTAATACGATTGTTTTGTATAAAGAATCTAAAGAGAATAAACAAATCCGTTTACCAAATTAA
- the aroE gene encoding shikimate dehydrogenase gives MGKLYGLIGCPVEHSMSPAIHNDAFQENNLDGHYHAFHVEPDRLEEAVQALKTLDIRGVNVTIPHKISIIPYLDELDETAKIAGAVNTVVNENGKLIGHNTDGNGYVQSLKEVIKKPLSENKVLIIGAGGAARGIYLTLTHSGSQHVDVCNRTILKAEELIKECPFLNTSKALSLEEAEKTLQAYDIIIQTTAVGLHPNVDQKPISLNNAKNSAVVSDIIYNPIQTALLKEAKSLGLTVHTGVGMFIHQAALAFELWTGKSPSIEKMSAIVHNKLGGTSC, from the coding sequence ATGGGGAAGCTATACGGTTTAATTGGATGCCCGGTTGAACATTCAATGTCACCAGCTATTCATAATGACGCGTTTCAAGAAAATAACTTAGATGGTCATTATCATGCGTTTCATGTTGAGCCAGACCGTCTAGAAGAAGCTGTTCAAGCCTTGAAAACCCTTGATATTAGGGGGGTTAATGTAACAATTCCACATAAAATATCGATTATTCCTTATTTAGATGAACTTGATGAAACAGCAAAAATTGCAGGGGCAGTTAATACAGTTGTTAATGAAAATGGAAAATTGATTGGTCATAATACAGATGGTAATGGATATGTTCAGTCATTGAAAGAAGTTATTAAAAAGCCCCTGTCAGAAAATAAAGTACTAATTATTGGTGCAGGTGGTGCAGCTCGAGGAATATACCTCACACTTACACATTCTGGATCTCAACATGTTGATGTATGTAATCGAACGATTCTAAAAGCTGAGGAATTAATAAAAGAATGTCCTTTTTTAAATACAAGCAAAGCTTTATCATTAGAAGAGGCTGAGAAAACGTTACAAGCGTATGACATTATTATTCAAACCACAGCTGTAGGGCTACATCCAAATGTGGATCAAAAACCAATCTCATTAAATAATGCCAAAAATTCTGCGGTAGTTAGTGACATTATTTATAACCCAATTCAGACTGCTCTTTTAAAAGAGGCGAAATCTCTTGGGTTAACAGTCCATACAGGGGTTGGGATGTTTATTCATCAAGCAGCCCTTGCGTTTGAGCTATGGACAGGAAAATCTCCATCAATTGAAAAAATGTCAGCAATTGTTCATAACAAACTAGGAGGTACATCATGCTAA
- the yqeH gene encoding ribosome biogenesis GTPase YqeH, translating into MSEQQFSCIGCGVAIQTEDPKILGYAPPSAIEKDEIICQRCFRLKNYNEIQDVSLTDDDFLKILHGIGETNGLIVKIVDIFDFSGSWLQGIQRFVKGNPILLVGNKSDILPKSVKKQKLINWMKREAKELGLKPIDVCLVSSAKGHGIREVAELIDEYRDGQDVYVVGCTNVGKSTFINRMIKEVAGVNDVITTSHYPGTTLDLIEIPLDNGASLYDTPGIINHHQMAHYVDKRDLKLLSPKKEIKPKVFQLNESQTLYFGGLARLDYVSGGREALVCYIPNELTIHRTKLENADSLYEKHAGELLTPPRKEEVEAFPKLIPHEFSISEGKTDVVFSGLGWVTVNNPGKKIVAYAPKGVNVTLRKSLI; encoded by the coding sequence GTGTCAGAGCAACAATTTTCATGTATAGGTTGTGGAGTAGCCATACAAACCGAAGATCCTAAAATATTGGGTTATGCTCCACCAAGTGCTATAGAAAAAGATGAAATCATTTGCCAAAGATGTTTTCGCTTAAAAAATTATAATGAAATACAAGATGTTTCACTAACAGATGATGATTTTTTAAAGATTTTACACGGAATAGGTGAAACGAATGGATTAATTGTAAAAATTGTTGATATCTTTGATTTTAGCGGAAGTTGGTTGCAAGGGATTCAGCGATTTGTAAAAGGTAATCCAATATTATTAGTAGGAAACAAAAGTGATATATTGCCGAAATCAGTCAAAAAACAAAAGCTGATCAATTGGATGAAAAGAGAAGCGAAGGAATTAGGCTTAAAACCAATTGATGTTTGTTTAGTAAGCTCTGCAAAAGGCCACGGTATAAGAGAGGTTGCTGAATTAATTGATGAATACCGTGATGGACAAGATGTCTATGTTGTAGGATGTACAAATGTTGGAAAGTCTACCTTTATTAATAGAATGATTAAAGAGGTAGCAGGGGTAAACGATGTCATCACCACGTCACATTATCCAGGTACAACACTAGATTTAATTGAAATTCCACTGGACAACGGGGCGTCTTTATACGATACTCCAGGAATCATTAATCACCACCAAATGGCTCATTATGTTGATAAACGCGACTTAAAGCTATTAAGTCCTAAAAAGGAAATCAAGCCTAAAGTGTTTCAATTAAATGAAAGTCAAACATTGTATTTTGGTGGGTTGGCTCGCCTAGATTATGTATCAGGTGGAAGAGAAGCGTTGGTTTGCTATATTCCAAATGAATTAACAATTCATCGAACAAAGCTAGAAAATGCAGATTCTTTGTATGAAAAGCACGCAGGGGAATTATTAACACCACCAAGAAAAGAAGAGGTTGAAGCATTTCCAAAACTAATTCCTCATGAATTTTCAATTAGTGAGGGGAAAACAGATGTAGTCTTTTCAGGCTTGGGGTGGGTGACTGTTAATAACCCTGGTAAAAAAATCGTTGCTTATGCCCCAAAGGGAGTTAATGTTACGTTAAGAAAATCATTAATTTAA
- a CDS encoding YqeG family HAD IIIA-type phosphatase: protein MLQLFLPGEYVKSIFHISPKKLKESGIKGIITDLDNTLVEWDRPNATPQLLEWFKEVKDQGMKITIVSNNNEQRVKAFSDPHSIPFIYKARKPMGRAFVKAVKDMNLKKDEVVVIGDQLLTDVLGGNRNGFKTILVVPVASTDGFFTRINRMIERRIMDNLKRKGMIQWEE from the coding sequence ATGCTACAGTTATTTTTACCTGGTGAATATGTAAAAAGTATTTTTCATATTTCACCCAAGAAATTAAAAGAGAGTGGAATTAAAGGAATTATTACAGACTTAGATAATACACTTGTCGAATGGGATCGCCCGAATGCAACTCCACAGTTGCTTGAGTGGTTTAAAGAGGTAAAAGATCAAGGAATGAAGATTACAATTGTTTCCAATAATAACGAACAACGTGTAAAGGCATTCTCGGATCCTCATTCAATCCCTTTCATATATAAGGCTAGAAAACCAATGGGCAGGGCATTTGTAAAAGCTGTAAAAGATATGAACTTAAAAAAAGATGAAGTCGTTGTTATTGGTGATCAGCTTTTAACAGATGTTTTAGGTGGAAATCGAAATGGTTTTAAAACGATTTTAGTTGTTCCAGTTGCTTCAACAGATGGTTTTTTTACTAGAATTAACCGAATGATAGAACGGAGAATCATGGATAACTTGAAACGAAAAGGTATGATTCAATGGGAGGAATAA
- a CDS encoding sporulation histidine kinase inhibitor Sda: MRKLSDELLIESYFKATEMKLHDDFIELIIMEIKRRSLGHVLKASS, from the coding sequence ATGCGCAAACTTTCTGACGAGCTATTAATTGAATCGTATTTTAAAGCAACTGAAATGAAACTACATGATGATTTTATAGAACTAATTATAATGGAAATTAAGCGCCGTTCTTTGGGACATGTATTAAAAGCTTCTTCATAA
- a CDS encoding DDE-type integrase/transposase/recombinase, with protein sequence MYPQIITYLLTFINYQEQLIRTLLTLLIGKSMFDKPTEQPVNKPYRKLQVDDLPVIEVLEQLDYRVLLSEYLEKNGKALKPVQRRKNAKVSVPKAMNCPKCGAPSDYLYANNGDKGQYQCKVCTELFSEKNRYSKEAILKCPHCSKTLEKIKERKDFHVFKCKNNDCSYYQKKLNGMTSKEKKRFKKDPQAFKLRYIFRQFYIDFQPLSKESPELPAVDLSKIYASPHTLGLILTYHVNYGLSARKTAAIMQDVHGVMISHQTVLNYENSVALLLKPYVDHYPYELSDQFCGDETYIRVNGRWHYLFFFFDAVKKIILSYPVSPNRDTATAIRAIDEVLIKMKEIPENLTFVVDGNPIYLLAQHFFAQHEILFDVKQVIGLTNEDPVSTEYRPMKQIIERLNRTFKGNYRSTHGFGSEHGSISYVTLFTAYFNFLRPHAALEGKVPVVNPELKGLPTMPARWTKLIGLAQQWIVEQRQA encoded by the coding sequence TTGTACCCTCAAATTATAACCTATTTATTAACTTTTATAAACTATCAAGAACAACTCATTCGAACATTGCTTACTTTATTGATTGGTAAAAGCATGTTCGATAAACCTACTGAACAGCCCGTAAATAAACCTTATCGAAAACTTCAAGTGGATGACCTTCCGGTCATTGAAGTTCTAGAACAGCTTGATTATCGAGTTCTTCTTAGTGAATATCTAGAGAAGAACGGGAAAGCTCTCAAACCTGTTCAAAGGCGTAAGAATGCAAAAGTTTCCGTACCTAAAGCCATGAACTGTCCAAAGTGTGGTGCTCCATCGGATTATCTTTATGCCAACAATGGAGATAAAGGTCAGTATCAATGCAAGGTGTGTACAGAACTTTTCAGTGAAAAGAACCGTTACTCTAAGGAGGCCATCCTGAAGTGTCCTCATTGTTCCAAGACTCTCGAGAAAATAAAAGAAAGAAAAGATTTTCACGTGTTTAAGTGCAAGAACAATGACTGTTCTTATTATCAAAAGAAGCTCAATGGGATGACTTCAAAAGAAAAGAAAAGGTTCAAAAAGGACCCTCAAGCATTTAAATTGAGATACATTTTCCGTCAGTTTTATATCGATTTCCAGCCGTTATCTAAGGAATCACCAGAACTGCCGGCCGTGGACTTATCAAAGATTTATGCATCCCCACATACATTAGGATTGATCCTAACCTATCATGTAAACTATGGCCTTTCGGCCCGTAAAACAGCTGCGATTATGCAGGACGTACACGGAGTGATGATTTCACATCAGACTGTATTGAACTACGAAAATAGCGTAGCTTTATTACTTAAACCTTATGTGGATCACTATCCCTATGAACTTTCAGACCAATTCTGCGGTGATGAAACGTATATCAGAGTAAACGGTCGATGGCATTATTTATTTTTCTTTTTTGACGCCGTGAAAAAGATTATTCTTTCGTATCCGGTGTCGCCTAATCGAGACACAGCAACAGCCATTCGAGCAATTGATGAGGTCTTAATCAAGATGAAAGAGATTCCAGAAAATCTGACCTTTGTGGTAGACGGGAATCCAATCTATCTTTTAGCCCAACATTTCTTCGCTCAACATGAGATTTTATTCGATGTGAAGCAGGTCATTGGATTAACCAATGAGGACCCTGTTTCAACCGAATATAGACCAATGAAACAAATAATTGAGAGACTTAACCGCACCTTTAAGGGCAATTATCGCTCCACTCATGGATTCGGCTCTGAACATGGTTCCATTTCATACGTCACCTTATTTACGGCCTACTTTAACTTTTTGCGTCCGCATGCCGCCTTAGAAGGAAAAGTGCCCGTAGTGAATCCAGAACTCAAGGGGCTTCCAACAATGCCAGCACGTTGGACAAAGCTCATTGGATTAGCACAACAATGGATAGTAGAACAAAGACAAGCCTAA
- the sigK gene encoding RNA polymerase sporulation sigma factor SigK yields the protein MTGLITALGFFVKELVFLVSYVKNNAFPQPLSASDEKKYLEKMSEGDEYARNLLIEHNLRLVAHIVKKFENTGEDSEDLISIGTIGLIKAIESYSQGKGTKLATYAARCIENEILMHLRALKKTKKDVSLHDPIGQDKEGNEISLIDVLKSENEDVIETIQLNMELEKVKEYIDILDGREREVIVGRFGLDLKKEKTQREIAKELGISRSYVSRIEKRALMKMFHEFYRAEKEKRNRLKEK from the coding sequence ATGACAGGGCTCATAACAGCACTTGGCTTTTTTGTTAAAGAATTAGTGTTCTTAGTATCTTATGTGAAAAATAATGCCTTTCCACAGCCTTTGTCTGCATCAGACGAAAAGAAATATTTAGAAAAAATGTCTGAGGGAGATGAATACGCAAGAAACCTTTTAATTGAACACAACTTGCGTCTTGTTGCCCATATTGTAAAAAAATTCGAAAACACCGGCGAAGACTCGGAAGATTTAATTTCAATTGGAACAATTGGCTTAATAAAAGCAATAGAAAGCTATTCACAAGGTAAAGGAACAAAATTAGCCACTTATGCGGCTAGATGTATTGAAAATGAAATTTTAATGCATTTACGAGCATTAAAGAAAACTAAAAAAGACGTTTCCTTACACGATCCAATCGGTCAAGATAAAGAAGGTAACGAAATCAGCTTAATTGACGTGTTAAAATCTGAAAATGAAGATGTAATTGAAACGATACAATTAAATATGGAGCTCGAAAAGGTTAAGGAATATATTGATATTCTAGACGGAAGAGAACGAGAAGTTATTGTTGGCAGGTTTGGTCTCGACCTAAAAAAAGAAAAAACTCAACGTGAGATTGCAAAAGAATTAGGTATATCAAGGAGCTATGTATCTAGAATTGAAAAGCGTGCATTAATGAAGATGTTCCACGAATTTTACCGAGCTGAAAAAGAGAAGAGAAATCGATTAAAAGAAAAATAA
- a CDS encoding YrzI family small protein, whose product MTINLFFITLTLSVSKRKNSKNDVERNQEIQKRMDEMKEKQFGIYREM is encoded by the coding sequence ATGACGATTAACTTATTTTTTATTACATTGACACTTTCAGTTTCAAAAAGAAAAAATTCTAAAAATGATGTTGAAAGAAATCAAGAGATCCAAAAAAGAATGGATGAAATGAAAGAAAAACAATTTGGAATTTATCGTGAAATGTAA
- a CDS encoding YrhC family protein has translation MTKKKLQALMMDFKHYAFILLAVSVFLYIGVVLPDEGKQEIYDIALMVTTLLFLIGSFLCFKKSLYFKKQLDEIEEH, from the coding sequence ATGACTAAGAAAAAGTTACAAGCACTTATGATGGATTTTAAGCACTATGCCTTTATCCTATTGGCCGTTAGTGTTTTCTTATATATTGGCGTTGTACTACCTGACGAAGGAAAGCAAGAAATATATGACATAGCTCTTATGGTTACAACACTATTGTTTTTAATTGGATCATTCCTTTGCTTTAAAAAATCATTATATTTTAAAAAACAGTTGGATGAAATAGAGGAGCATTAA
- the mtnN gene encoding 5'-methylthioadenosine/S-adenosylhomocysteine nucleosidase has product MKIAIIGAMEEEVTILRDKLDNKEQQVIAGSEFTKGLYKGIEVILLKSGIGKVNAALSTTLLLDRYQPDYVINTGSAGGFHSSLNVGDVVISTEVRHNDVDVTAFGYEYGQVPGLPAAYTPDAKLVEIAAKKAEEITDIQVAKGLIVTGDSFLSDPEKVEFIRSKFQNLYAGEMEAAAIAQVCHQFEVPFVVIRALSDIAGKESNISFDQFLDQAAKHSANLVLKIVESI; this is encoded by the coding sequence ATGAAAATTGCGATTATTGGAGCGATGGAAGAAGAGGTTACCATCCTCAGAGATAAACTGGATAACAAAGAGCAACAAGTGATAGCGGGAAGTGAATTTACAAAGGGGCTTTACAAAGGAATAGAAGTTATTCTTTTAAAGTCTGGTATTGGAAAAGTAAACGCAGCATTAAGTACAACCTTGCTTTTGGATCGATATCAACCTGATTATGTTATTAATACTGGATCTGCAGGAGGGTTTCATTCTTCTTTAAATGTAGGAGATGTTGTTATTTCTACTGAGGTTCGACATAATGATGTTGATGTAACAGCATTTGGTTATGAGTACGGACAAGTACCAGGACTACCAGCAGCATATACACCAGATGCTAAGCTAGTCGAAATTGCAGCTAAGAAAGCTGAAGAAATAACAGACATTCAGGTAGCAAAGGGATTAATTGTAACAGGAGACTCTTTCTTAAGTGATCCAGAAAAAGTTGAGTTTATCCGCAGTAAATTTCAAAATCTTTATGCCGGTGAAATGGAAGCTGCCGCGATTGCTCAGGTATGTCATCAATTTGAAGTACCTTTTGTTGTGATAAGAGCACTATCTGATATTGCGGGTAAAGAATCGAATATTTCTTTTGATCAATTTTTAGATCAAGCAGCAAAGCACTCTGCTAATTTAGTCTTAAAGATTGTTGAGTCCATTTAA
- a CDS encoding DUF2536 family protein, whose protein sequence is MNLQLDLLKDKIEFFEAHTIKELEKRINEQIVHNQAILLHVHSVSHQMHVNEEGKRLYSAVVHFKANF, encoded by the coding sequence ATGAATTTACAATTAGATTTACTTAAAGATAAGATAGAGTTTTTTGAGGCACATACGATAAAAGAACTTGAGAAGAGGATAAATGAACAAATTGTTCATAACCAGGCTATTTTATTACATGTTCATTCTGTATCACATCAGATGCATGTGAATGAGGAAGGAAAAAGATTATATAGTGCTGTTGTTCATTTTAAAGCAAACTTTTAA
- a CDS encoding YrrS family protein, with the protein MSNQHLNSSRYEKRDKKRKTNIVLNTLIGIVLILIFVIGSQLILGANQTEKTAKYNEQPDIQVASEENKAEEENPDTDTEENQKEKQDENTEEGSEQAKQDSDEDLEQKEATESEVEDSFDEATITEGDPESGIAETIESSGWKPIGTSQSEPHSANYTKGSQDWNEMTKALSYATGIPESDMIIWYLGNNGGPNDAAGTISPKDQSVKYKVYITWVENEGWMPTKIEKLQ; encoded by the coding sequence TTGAGTAATCAACATTTAAACAGCTCTCGTTATGAAAAAAGAGATAAGAAAAGAAAAACAAATATAGTACTAAACACATTAATTGGTATTGTATTAATCCTTATTTTTGTTATTGGCTCTCAACTTATCTTGGGTGCAAACCAAACTGAGAAAACAGCTAAATACAATGAACAACCAGATATACAGGTAGCAAGTGAAGAAAATAAAGCTGAAGAGGAAAACCCTGATACCGATACAGAAGAAAATCAAAAAGAGAAACAAGATGAAAATACCGAAGAAGGTAGCGAACAAGCTAAACAAGATTCCGATGAAGACTTGGAACAGAAAGAAGCAACTGAATCAGAAGTTGAAGATTCATTTGATGAAGCAACTATTACTGAGGGAGACCCAGAATCAGGTATTGCAGAAACCATAGAAAGTTCTGGATGGAAACCAATTGGAACTTCTCAATCAGAGCCGCATTCAGCAAATTATACAAAGGGCTCACAGGATTGGAATGAGATGACAAAGGCACTGAGCTATGCAACAGGTATTCCTGAATCAGATATGATTATTTGGTATCTTGGTAATAATGGTGGACCTAATGATGCAGCTGGAACTATTTCACCAAAAGATCAATCTGTGAAATATAAAGTTTATATTACATGGGTTGAGAATGAAGGCTGGATGCCTACAAAAATTGAAAAACTACAATAA